One window from the genome of Gloeomargarita sp. SRBZ-1_bins_9 encodes:
- a CDS encoding Uma2 family endonuclease, which produces MLLYRFISPPQWRFGVEQFQELVRANPELRLTGRQNARFLSRLEWWNEQTQLGMVFSTGFPLSNGAIRSPDVAWVPKASWDALTPAEKAGFAPLCPDFVIERVSPSDDTALVQTKMQEYRDNGCRLGWLILPANSTVVIYHASQVLAAPG; this is translated from the coding sequence TTGCTCCTGTACCGGTTTATCTCCCCCCCACAGTGGCGTTTTGGCGTCGAGCAATTTCAGGAGCTAGTGCGGGCTAATCCCGAGTTACGCCTAACCGGCAGGCAAAACGCCCGTTTCCTCAGTCGCCTGGAGTGGTGGAACGAGCAAACCCAACTGGGCATGGTCTTTTCCACAGGCTTTCCTCTGTCCAATGGCGCGATTCGTTCACCCGATGTGGCCTGGGTGCCCAAAGCAAGCTGGGACGCCTTAACCCCTGCCGAAAAAGCCGGCTTTGCCCCCTTGTGTCCCGACTTCGTCATCGAGCGGGTCTCCCCGTCCGACGATACAGCCCTGGTGCAGACCAAGATGCAGGAGTACCGCGATAATGGTTGCCGCCTGGGATGGCTTATCCTGCCTGCCAACAGCACCGTAGTCATTTACCACGCCAGTCAGGTCCTTGCCGCTCCAGGGTGA
- the nadC gene encoding carboxylating nicotinate-nucleotide diphosphorylase: protein MDSLAGLPWFLLDETLQSWLREDVGRGDQTTLGLGLQGEAEGFWQAKAAGVMAGLPVAARLFYWLDPRVEFLPQVEEGRPVTPGQVVAWVRGPINALLMGERVALNIVMRLSGIATLTRQYVEQLQGTGVQVVDTRKTTPGLRLLEKYAIRVGGGMNHRLGLDDAVLVKENHIAAAGGIRQAVAAIRQHTPHPLGLEIEVERLEQIPEALACEPQRILLDNMTPEQIQQAVRQIRQSHPHVKIEASGNITLENLAAFAQTGVDYLATSAPITQARWLDLSMRLKGGPTLS from the coding sequence ATGGACTCCCTGGCGGGTTTGCCCTGGTTTTTGTTGGATGAAACGTTACAGTCCTGGTTGCGGGAGGATGTGGGCCGGGGGGACCAAACGACGTTGGGGTTGGGGCTGCAGGGGGAAGCAGAGGGGTTCTGGCAGGCTAAGGCGGCAGGGGTCATGGCCGGCTTGCCGGTGGCGGCGCGGTTGTTTTACTGGCTAGACCCGAGGGTGGAATTTCTGCCCCAGGTGGAGGAGGGTAGGCCGGTGACGCCGGGACAGGTGGTGGCGTGGGTGCGGGGACCGATTAACGCTTTGCTGATGGGGGAACGGGTGGCCCTGAATATCGTGATGCGCCTGAGTGGGATTGCCACCTTGACTCGGCAGTACGTGGAGCAGTTGCAGGGCACGGGGGTGCAGGTGGTGGACACGCGCAAAACGACGCCTGGGTTGCGCCTGCTGGAGAAGTATGCGATTCGGGTGGGGGGGGGGATGAATCACCGGCTGGGCCTGGATGACGCGGTGCTGGTCAAGGAGAACCACATTGCCGCAGCAGGGGGAATTCGTCAGGCGGTGGCAGCTATCCGTCAGCATACCCCCCATCCGTTGGGTTTGGAAATTGAGGTGGAACGGCTTGAGCAAATTCCTGAGGCCCTGGCCTGTGAACCCCAGCGGATTTTGCTGGACAACATGACGCCGGAACAAATCCAGCAGGCGGTGCGCCAGATTCGCCAAAGCCACCCCCACGTCAAGATCGAGGCATCAGGGAATATCACCCTGGAGAATTTGGCGGCCTTTGCCCAGACGGGAGTGGACTACTTGGCCACCAGCGCCCCCATCACCCAAGCCCGCTGGCTGGACCTGAGTATGCGTCTTAAGGGGGGGCCAACGTTGTCCTGA